One part of the Streptococcus sp. oral taxon 431 genome encodes these proteins:
- a CDS encoding dicarboxylate/amino acid:cation symporter: MKLVTLWSKLSLGIQLLVALVLGVIAAVIWPQFAGFYQFLGQAFIKLINMVIIPLIFPTIVVAVAGVIGKKSFGKILTKSLVYFFAVTTAITLLFVFASYYLGFGQGVNIGQTGGNLDGIANNVKFSEFLLGFIPSNIVKSLSEGALLPIIVFAIFLGYGIGNLKSEKSQKIIQGFQIWIEAIYKIVAVIIKLSPIGIFGFIAKDVATTGLDKLIGLGQFVIGTYLVYAVLVLLIFPLIAVFFKVPYLSAFRENWSLLALAFVTGSSSVVLPSLLKDLKKQGHDEHTIDLVVPLGYTFNLEGAAVYFSVATIFIAHAYGIQFSLSSLLFTVLLLTLIGKTAATVPSGAIVVLLAAAPQLGLPVEGVALIFAVDFFVNAGRTMINVLGQILTVSVIEKTEGYILEEEKESQLSVSFS, encoded by the coding sequence ATGAAATTAGTTACTTTATGGTCAAAACTCTCACTTGGTATCCAATTATTGGTGGCTTTGGTCTTGGGTGTGATTGCTGCGGTCATCTGGCCACAATTTGCAGGCTTTTATCAATTTTTAGGTCAAGCCTTTATTAAATTGATCAATATGGTTATCATTCCTTTAATCTTCCCAACCATCGTTGTTGCAGTAGCTGGAGTTATCGGGAAAAAATCTTTTGGAAAAATCTTAACCAAGAGTTTGGTTTACTTTTTCGCAGTAACAACTGCTATTACTCTTTTGTTTGTATTTGCTAGTTACTATTTAGGGTTTGGTCAAGGAGTGAATATCGGTCAAACTGGTGGTAACCTTGATGGAATTGCCAATAATGTAAAATTTAGCGAATTTTTGCTTGGTTTTATTCCATCAAATATCGTCAAGTCTCTTTCAGAAGGTGCCCTCTTACCAATTATCGTGTTTGCCATCTTTCTTGGTTATGGAATCGGTAATCTTAAATCAGAGAAATCTCAGAAAATTATCCAAGGTTTCCAAATCTGGATTGAAGCCATCTACAAGATTGTTGCAGTAATAATCAAATTATCACCGATTGGAATTTTTGGATTTATCGCCAAAGATGTTGCAACTACTGGCCTTGATAAATTGATTGGACTTGGTCAATTTGTCATTGGAACTTATTTGGTTTATGCTGTTTTGGTTCTCCTTATTTTCCCTTTGATTGCAGTCTTCTTTAAAGTTCCGTATTTGTCAGCCTTTCGTGAAAATTGGAGCCTCTTGGCCCTGGCCTTTGTTACGGGTAGTTCTAGTGTTGTCTTGCCATCACTACTTAAAGATTTGAAAAAACAGGGGCATGACGAGCATACAATTGATTTAGTTGTTCCTTTAGGATATACTTTTAACTTAGAAGGAGCAGCAGTTTATTTCTCAGTAGCGACAATCTTTATCGCCCACGCCTATGGCATTCAATTTTCTTTATCAAGTCTCTTGTTTACTGTTTTACTCTTGACCTTGATTGGAAAAACTGCAGCAACCGTACCATCAGGAGCTATCGTAGTTCTACTAGCTGCAGCACCTCAATTGGGCTTGCCAGTTGAAGGAGTGGCCTTGATTTTTGCAGTTGATTTCTTTGTCAATGCCGGCCGTACCATGATCAATGTTCTGGGTCAAATCTTAACAGTCAGCGTTATCGAAAAAACAGAAGGATATATTTTAGAAGAAGAAAAGGAAAGCCAATTATCAGTCAGCTTTTCTTAA
- a CDS encoding DUF3397 domain-containing protein, whose amino-acid sequence MILMKLASILLLVLTLALAIILSRLFKLKKRGINAADLAFPFLIFEYYLITAKMFTHNQLPVLGTALSILAIVLVFFFLNKKRSFYYPKFIKFFWRAGFLLTLLIYIIMIVQIFVMK is encoded by the coding sequence ATGATTTTAATGAAACTTGCTTCCATCTTGCTTTTGGTACTAACCTTAGCTCTGGCGATTATTTTAAGCAGACTCTTTAAGTTAAAAAAAAGGGGCATCAATGCTGCTGATTTAGCTTTTCCTTTTCTAATTTTTGAATACTATTTGATTACGGCTAAGATGTTCACACACAATCAACTTCCAGTATTGGGAACGGCCTTATCAATACTAGCAATTGTGTTAGTCTTTTTCTTCTTAAATAAAAAACGTAGTTTTTATTATCCAAAATTTATTAAATTCTTTTGGCGAGCTGGATTTTTACTAACACTGCTCATCTATATCATCATGATTGTTCAAATTTTCGTGATGAAATAG
- a CDS encoding N-acetylmuramoyl-L-alanine amidase, giving the protein MKKTLLASAITLSVFGLTTNLSYAEENKVQSTPVETTHSETSTDKVEKNSLPAKEAEPSTEANANQTTNPAKKEEDKAPEVQKEGWVLEENHWRFYENNAPVLNWKKIQGKWYYFNKNGIMLSDTIFDGYILTSSGAMVDSGWSKLQEKWYYANAYGKISQQKWEKIGGVWYYFDQEGVMLSNTIFDDYLFTNSGAMAENSWVKQDGQWYYALASGKLIKNKWDKISGTWYYFNKDATMASNQWQGSYYLKASGAMAEKEWIFDNNYDSWFYLKSGGAYAERQWIGSYYLKSGGYMAKSEWIDDSYYKARYYVDENGVYVTGTYKIDGKNQQFQSDGKWLGEASTSHGFEKGKYNNIIFLDPGHGGKDPGAVYYNTNEKDLTMLVYKKLRKELEGLGYTVLSSRDSDVFVDYVTERSRMVNKTDSDIFISIHFNATGNPASNTAGIQTYSYEADSSYPSKINQYWHNHPDRISESNRLAADIHSSLLAETGAKDAGRLRRSFAVLRETNKPAVLLELGYIDNFNENQQVRSDAYQNRLVAGIVKGIQKYYAGQ; this is encoded by the coding sequence GTGAAAAAAACGCTCTTGGCAAGCGCCATTACGCTTTCAGTATTTGGTCTAACAACCAACCTTAGCTATGCTGAGGAGAACAAAGTACAGTCAACCCCAGTAGAAACAACACACAGTGAAACCTCTACTGACAAAGTGGAGAAAAACAGTCTCCCAGCTAAGGAAGCTGAACCTTCAACTGAAGCAAATGCCAATCAAACGACAAATCCAGCTAAGAAAGAAGAAGACAAGGCTCCTGAAGTCCAAAAAGAAGGTTGGGTATTAGAGGAAAACCACTGGCGCTTCTATGAAAATAATGCCCCTGTTCTTAACTGGAAAAAAATTCAAGGAAAATGGTACTACTTCAACAAAAATGGAATCATGCTGAGTGATACTATTTTTGACGGATATATCCTTACTAGTAGCGGGGCCATGGTCGATTCTGGTTGGAGTAAACTCCAAGAAAAATGGTATTACGCTAACGCTTATGGAAAAATTTCCCAACAAAAATGGGAAAAGATCGGTGGGGTCTGGTACTATTTTGATCAAGAAGGTGTCATGCTCAGCAACACAATTTTTGATGATTATCTGTTTACTAATAGTGGGGCAATGGCTGAAAATTCTTGGGTCAAACAAGATGGACAATGGTACTATGCCCTTGCTTCTGGTAAGCTAATTAAAAATAAGTGGGATAAAATTAGTGGTACCTGGTACTACTTTAACAAAGATGCTACTATGGCAAGCAACCAATGGCAAGGTAGCTACTACCTAAAAGCTAGTGGAGCTATGGCTGAAAAAGAATGGATTTTCGATAATAACTATGATAGTTGGTTCTACTTAAAATCTGGTGGTGCTTATGCAGAGCGTCAATGGATTGGCTCCTACTACCTCAAGTCAGGTGGCTACATGGCTAAGAGCGAATGGATTGATGACAGCTACTATAAAGCCCGTTACTATGTAGATGAAAATGGAGTCTATGTTACAGGGACCTATAAAATCGATGGAAAAAACCAGCAATTTCAAAGTGATGGAAAATGGCTTGGCGAAGCTTCTACAAGCCACGGGTTTGAAAAAGGGAAATACAACAATATCATCTTCCTAGATCCAGGTCATGGTGGTAAAGACCCTGGTGCCGTTTACTATAACACTAATGAAAAAGACCTCACTATGCTAGTTTACAAGAAACTTCGCAAGGAACTCGAGGGACTTGGCTATACAGTTCTTTCTTCAAGAGACAGTGATGTCTTTGTAGACTATGTCACCGAACGTTCAAGAATGGTTAATAAGACTGATTCAGATATCTTTATTAGTATTCACTTCAATGCTACTGGAAATCCAGCTTCAAATACGGCTGGGATTCAGACTTATTCTTATGAAGCAGACTCTAGTTATCCTTCTAAGATTAACCAATACTGGCATAACCATCCTGACCGTATCAGTGAAAGTAATCGACTTGCGGCAGACATCCACTCTTCACTATTAGCTGAAACTGGTGCTAAGGATGCAGGTCGTCTACGAAGGAGCTTTGCTGTCCTTCGAGAAACTAATAAACCAGCCGTTCTATTGGAATTGGGATATATTGACAATTTCAATGAGAATCAACAAGTCCGCAGTGATGCCTACCAAAACAGATTGGTTGCAGGTATTGTAAAAGGGATTCAAAAATATTACGCAGGTCAATAA
- a CDS encoding DUF6287 domain-containing protein translates to MNKKERIKHVEKTHGRKGTSSRLAETLSTINNIKMYIGLAITALVIIIVASIFLNSPNLKQEANQTSSSSKTEETTKSQGKEDDKDKVKEEEIQKLKEQLANLDTKISEAEQHVSQLKKEASVPKLDIEALRNNDLSSLEGTWRTQSGNEYIINDSGEVQSSWIYNDQKHESIVELKVSKSQNDRNPETVALGAWAKGSQAGGFVVVVVPSAVVMEPGGDGKITDNSNHTEDRLFAGQQYEGMLMHPENVYYRVKPDTSQLESEEKNLTKLKVDRDAIKSALESKEK, encoded by the coding sequence ATGAACAAGAAAGAACGGATAAAACATGTTGAGAAGACCCATGGTCGAAAAGGAACTTCATCTAGATTGGCAGAAACCCTTTCTACAATTAATAATATAAAAATGTATATCGGTCTTGCCATAACAGCTCTAGTTATAATCATTGTTGCTAGCATCTTTTTAAATTCACCTAATCTCAAGCAAGAAGCAAATCAAACTTCTTCCTCATCTAAGACTGAAGAGACGACAAAAAGTCAGGGGAAAGAGGATGATAAGGATAAGGTAAAGGAAGAGGAAATTCAAAAGCTAAAGGAGCAATTGGCTAACTTGGATACCAAGATCTCAGAAGCGGAGCAGCATGTTAGTCAATTAAAAAAAGAAGCTTCTGTTCCCAAATTAGATATTGAAGCCCTCAGAAATAATGATTTATCAAGTTTAGAGGGTACTTGGCGGACACAGTCTGGTAATGAATATATCATTAATGATTCAGGGGAAGTCCAATCTTCTTGGATATACAATGATCAAAAGCATGAGTCTATTGTTGAATTGAAAGTATCAAAAAGTCAGAATGATCGCAACCCAGAAACAGTAGCCCTTGGTGCTTGGGCAAAAGGTTCTCAGGCGGGAGGGTTTGTGGTAGTCGTTGTACCAAGTGCTGTTGTCATGGAACCTGGTGGTGATGGTAAAATAACAGACAATTCCAATCACACTGAGGATAGACTCTTTGCAGGACAACAATATGAAGGAATGTTGATGCATCCAGAAAATGTTTACTATCGTGTTAAACCGGATACGAGTCAATTAGAATCTGAAGAGAAAAATTTAACGAAATTGAAAGTTGACCGTGATGCCATCAAATCAGCTTTAGAGTCTAAAGAAAAATGA
- a CDS encoding GNAT family N-acetyltransferase: MFVIEEVKDANQKMAVVAEVLKDLPEWFGIPESTQAYIEGAKDLQVWAAYQESDLAGFVSLSYSSEDCAEIDCLGVKKAYQGREIGSQLLATLESEANKNVDFLQVKTVAEGSNKDYDRTNVFYRSLGFKKLEIFPQLWNPQNPCQILIKKMG; encoded by the coding sequence ATGTTTGTAATTGAAGAAGTGAAAGATGCCAATCAAAAAATGGCAGTTGTCGCTGAAGTTTTAAAGGATTTGCCAGAATGGTTTGGAATTCCAGAAAGTACGCAAGCCTATATCGAAGGTGCCAAGGACTTGCAAGTGTGGGCTGCCTATCAGGAGAGTGATTTGGCTGGATTTGTAAGTTTATCATATTCTAGTGAAGATTGTGCAGAGATTGATTGTCTCGGCGTAAAAAAAGCTTATCAAGGTAGAGAAATTGGGAGTCAATTACTTGCTACTTTAGAAAGTGAAGCCAACAAAAATGTTGATTTTTTGCAGGTGAAAACAGTGGCAGAAGGATCTAATAAAGATTATGACCGAACAAATGTCTTTTATCGCAGTCTTGGCTTTAAAAAGTTAGAGATTTTTCCTCAACTATGGAATCCGCAAAATCCTTGTCAGATTTTGATTAAAAAGATGGGTTAA
- a CDS encoding ABC transporter permease: MKKYQRMHLIFIRQYIKQIMEYKVDFVVGVLGVFLTQGLNLLFLNVIFQHIPSLEGWSFQEIAFIYGFSLIPKGLDHLFFDNLWALGQRLVRKGEFDKYLTRPINPLFHILVETFQIDALGELFVGGILLGITVTSIAWTLPKFLLFLVCIPFATLIYTSLKIATASIAFWTKQSGAMIYIFYMFNDFAKYPISIYNSLLRWLISFIVPFAFTAYYPASYFLQDKDGLWNIGGLILISLIFFGISLKLWDRGLDAYESAGS; encoded by the coding sequence ATGAAAAAATATCAGCGTATGCATCTGATTTTTATCAGACAATACATCAAGCAAATCATGGAGTACAAGGTAGATTTTGTAGTTGGTGTCCTGGGAGTCTTTCTGACTCAAGGTCTGAACCTCTTGTTTCTCAATGTCATCTTTCAACACATCCCCTCGCTAGAAGGCTGGTCCTTCCAAGAGATTGCTTTTATCTATGGATTTTCCTTGATTCCCAAGGGCTTGGACCATCTCTTTTTTGACAATCTCTGGGCGCTAGGGCAACGCTTGGTGAGAAAGGGAGAGTTTGACAAGTATCTGACTCGTCCCATCAATCCCCTCTTTCATATCCTAGTTGAAACCTTTCAAATTGATGCCTTGGGCGAACTCTTTGTCGGTGGTATTTTACTGGGAATAACCGTAACTAGCATTGCTTGGACTCTCCCAAAATTCCTGCTTTTCCTAGTTTGTATTCCTTTTGCGACCTTGATTTATACTTCCTTGAAAATCGCGACAGCCAGTATCGCTTTTTGGACCAAGCAGTCAGGAGCCATGATTTACATTTTTTATATGTTTAATGACTTTGCCAAGTATCCGATTTCTATATACAATTCACTTCTTCGTTGGTTGATCAGTTTTATCGTGCCTTTTGCCTTTACGGCTTACTACCCTGCCAGCTATTTCTTGCAGGACAAGGATGGACTCTGGAATATTGGTGGTTTGATTCTGATTTCTCTTATCTTCTTTGGAATCTCTCTAAAACTCTGGGATAGGGGCTTAGATGCCTATGAAAGTGCGGGTTCTTAA
- a CDS encoding ABC transporter permease yields the protein MVKLWRRYKPFINAGIQELISYRVNFLLYRIGDVMGAFVAFYLWKAVFDSSQESLIQGFSMADITLYIIMSFVTNLLTRSDSSFMIGEEVKDGSIIMRLLRPVHFAASYLFTELGSKWLIFISVGLPFLSVIILMKILSGQGIVEVLGLTVLYLFSLTLAYLINFFFNICFGFSAFVFKNLWGSNLLKTSIVSFMSGSLIPLAFFPKIVSDILSFLPFSSLIYTPVMIIVGKYDASQILQALLLQFFWLLVMVGLSQLIWKRVQSFITIQGG from the coding sequence ATGGTCAAATTGTGGAGACGTTATAAACCCTTTATTAATGCAGGGATTCAGGAGTTGATTAGCTATCGAGTCAACTTTCTACTTTATCGGATTGGCGATGTCATGGGGGCTTTTGTGGCCTTTTATCTCTGGAAGGCTGTCTTTGATTCTTCGCAAGAGTCTTTGATTCAGGGCTTCAGTATGGCAGATATCACCCTCTACATCATTATGAGTTTTGTGACCAATCTTCTGACTAGGTCAGATTCGTCCTTTATGATTGGGGAGGAGGTCAAGGATGGTTCCATCATCATGCGCTTGTTGAGACCAGTGCATTTTGCTGCCTCTTATCTCTTTACTGAGCTTGGTTCCAAGTGGTTGATTTTTATTTCAGTTGGACTGCCATTTTTAAGTGTCATTATTTTGATGAAAATCTTATCTGGTCAAGGTATTGTAGAAGTGCTGGGATTAACTGTCCTTTATCTCTTTAGCTTAACTCTGGCTTATCTGATTAACTTTTTCTTTAATATCTGCTTTGGATTTTCAGCTTTTGTATTTAAAAACTTATGGGGTTCCAATCTACTTAAGACTTCAATAGTGTCCTTTATGTCTGGAAGTTTAATTCCCTTGGCTTTCTTTCCGAAAATCGTTTCAGATATTCTGTCCTTCTTGCCATTTTCATCCTTAATTTACACTCCGGTCATGATTATTGTTGGGAAATACGATGCCAGTCAGATTCTTCAAGCTCTTTTGCTTCAGTTTTTCTGGCTCTTAGTGATGGTGGGCTTGTCTCAGTTGATTTGGAAACGAGTTCAGTCCTTTATCACCATTCAAGGAGGTTAG
- a CDS encoding ABC transporter ATP-binding protein yields MAMIEVEHLQKNFVKTVKEPGLKGALRSFIHPEKQTFEAVKNLTFEVPKGQILGFIGANGAGKSTTIKMLTGILKPTSGFCRINGKIPQDNRQDYVKDIGVVFGQRTQLWWDLALQETYTVLKEIYDVPDSLFHKRMDFLNEVLDLKEFIKDPVRTLSLGQRMRADIAASLLHNPKVLFLDEPTIGLDVSVKDNIRRAITQINQEEETTILLTTHDLSDIEQLCDRIFMIDKGQEIFDGTVSQLKETFGKMKTLSFDLTPGQSHLVSHYEGLPDMIIDRQGNNLTIEFNSSRYQSADIIKQTLSDFEIRDLKMLDTDIEDIIRRFYRKEL; encoded by the coding sequence ATGGCAATGATAGAAGTGGAACATCTTCAGAAAAATTTTGTGAAGACTGTTAAGGAACCGGGCTTGAAGGGAGCCTTGCGCTCCTTTATTCATCCTGAAAAGCAGACCTTTGAAGCGGTCAAGAATTTGACTTTTGAAGTTCCAAAAGGGCAGATTTTAGGATTTATCGGGGCAAATGGTGCTGGGAAGTCGACAACCATCAAAATGCTGACAGGGATTTTAAAACCCACATCTGGCTTTTGTCGGATTAACGGCAAGATTCCGCAGGACAATCGCCAAGATTATGTCAAGGATATTGGAGTCGTTTTCGGACAACGCACCCAGCTATGGTGGGATCTGGCCCTGCAAGAGACCTACACGGTTTTAAAAGAGATTTATGATGTGCCAGACTCGCTCTTCCATAAGCGTATGGACTTTTTGAATGAAGTTTTGGATTTGAAGGAATTTATCAAGGATCCTGTGCGGACTCTTTCACTGGGTCAACGGATGCGGGCGGATATTGCGGCTTCCTTGCTTCACAATCCCAAGGTTCTCTTTTTAGATGAGCCGACCATTGGCTTGGACGTTTCGGTCAAGGATAACATTCGTCGAGCCATTACTCAGATCAATCAAGAGGAAGAAACAACCATTCTCTTGACCACTCACGACTTGAGCGATATTGAGCAACTCTGTGATCGGATTTTTATGATTGATAAGGGGCAAGAGATTTTTGATGGGACGGTTAGCCAGCTCAAGGAAACCTTTGGCAAGATGAAGACTCTCTCCTTCGATCTGACGCCAGGTCAAAGTCATCTAGTCTCCCATTATGAAGGCTTGCCTGATATGATCATTGATAGACAAGGAAATAACCTGACTATTGAATTCAATAGTTCCCGCTACCAATCAGCTGATATTATCAAGCAAACCCTGTCTGATTTTGAAATCCGCGATTTGAAGATGCTGGATACAGATATTGAGGATATTATCCGTCGCTTCTACCGAAAGGAGCTCTAA